From a region of the Streptomyces venezuelae genome:
- the afsQ1 gene encoding two-component system response regulator AfsQ1, with the protein MPFLLLIEDDDAIRTALELSLSRQGHRVATAATGEDGLKLLREQRPDLIVLDVMLPGIDGFEVCRRIRRTDQLPIILLTARSDDIDVVVGLESGADDYVVKPVQGRVLDARIRAVLRRGERESSDSASFGSLVIDRAAMTVTKNGEDLQLTPTELRLLLELSRRPGQALSRQQLLRLVWEHDYLGDSRLVDACVQRLRAKVEDVPSSPTLIRTVRGVGYRLDSPQ; encoded by the coding sequence GTGCCTTTCCTGTTGCTGATCGAGGACGACGACGCCATCCGCACGGCCCTCGAACTCTCCCTGTCACGCCAGGGCCACCGTGTGGCCACCGCGGCGACGGGCGAGGACGGCCTGAAACTGCTGCGCGAGCAGCGGCCGGATCTGATCGTGCTCGACGTGATGCTGCCCGGGATCGACGGCTTCGAGGTGTGCCGGCGGATCCGCCGTACCGACCAGCTGCCGATCATCCTGCTCACCGCCCGGAGCGACGACATCGATGTCGTCGTCGGGCTGGAGTCGGGAGCCGACGACTACGTCGTCAAGCCCGTCCAGGGCCGGGTCCTCGACGCCCGGATCCGGGCCGTACTGCGCCGGGGCGAGCGCGAGTCGAGCGACTCGGCGAGCTTCGGGTCCCTGGTCATCGACCGGGCCGCCATGACGGTGACGAAGAACGGCGAGGACCTGCAGCTCACGCCGACCGAGCTGCGGCTGCTGCTCGAACTGAGCCGCCGGCCCGGCCAGGCGCTCTCCCGGCAGCAGCTGCTGCGGCTGGTCTGGGAGCACGACTACCTCGGTGACTCGCGGCTCGTCGACGCCTGCGTGCAGCGGCTGCGCGCCAAGGTCGAGGACGTGCCGTCCTCACCCACCCTGATCCGTACCGTCCGGGGTGTGGGCTACCGCCTGGACTCCCCGCAGTGA
- a CDS encoding sensor histidine kinase: MVFCLVALTAAVSASGIAYWLNREAVLTRVQDAALGDFRQEMQNRAAALPADPTAEELQRTAELMAGSSPGYSVLLVQVGKDNRQIFGAAGPDSFGLANVPKSLRNAVNDRQKTTAANDSEYHVYWQRTKPRGNPYLVGGTRIVGGGLTGYMYKSLAQERDDLNALGWSLTIATGLALLGSALLAQAAARTVLKPVQRLGDAARRLGEGELDHRLDVSGTDELADLSHTFNKTAEALEKKVADMSAREEASRRFVADMSHELRTPLTALTAVAEVLEEEVDDLDPMIAPAVGLVVSETRRLNILVENLMEVTRFDAGTAKLVLDDVNVADQVTACIDARAWLDAVELDAERGIVVRLDPRRLDVILANLIGNALKHGGSPVRVSVTVEGEWLVIAVRDNGPGIPEEVLPHVFDRFYKASASRPKSDGSGLGLSIAMENAHIHGGDISAANVAGGGALFTLRLPVDVGKVIAGDADA, encoded by the coding sequence ATGGTGTTCTGCCTGGTCGCCCTCACGGCCGCGGTCTCGGCCTCCGGGATCGCGTACTGGCTCAACCGCGAGGCGGTCCTCACCCGCGTCCAGGACGCCGCCCTCGGCGACTTCCGCCAGGAGATGCAGAACCGGGCCGCCGCGCTGCCCGCCGATCCCACCGCCGAGGAGCTGCAGCGCACCGCCGAACTGATGGCGGGCAGCAGCCCCGGGTACAGCGTGCTGCTGGTCCAGGTCGGCAAGGACAACCGGCAGATCTTCGGGGCGGCGGGCCCCGACTCCTTCGGGCTGGCCAACGTACCGAAGTCCCTGCGGAACGCGGTGAACGACCGGCAGAAGACCACCGCCGCGAACGACTCCGAGTACCACGTGTACTGGCAGCGGACGAAGCCGCGCGGCAATCCGTACCTGGTCGGCGGGACGCGGATCGTGGGCGGCGGGCTCACCGGCTACATGTACAAGTCCCTCGCGCAGGAACGGGACGACCTGAACGCGCTCGGCTGGTCGCTGACCATCGCCACCGGCCTCGCGCTGCTCGGCTCCGCCCTGCTGGCGCAGGCCGCGGCCCGTACGGTGCTCAAGCCCGTGCAGCGGCTCGGGGACGCGGCGCGGCGGCTCGGCGAGGGCGAGCTGGACCACCGTCTCGACGTGTCCGGCACGGACGAACTCGCCGACCTGTCGCACACCTTCAACAAGACGGCCGAGGCGCTGGAGAAGAAGGTCGCCGACATGAGCGCGCGCGAGGAGGCCAGCCGGCGCTTCGTCGCGGACATGTCGCACGAGCTGCGGACGCCGCTGACCGCGCTGACGGCGGTGGCCGAGGTGCTGGAGGAGGAGGTCGACGACCTCGATCCGATGATCGCGCCGGCGGTGGGGCTGGTCGTCAGCGAGACCCGGCGGCTGAACATCCTGGTCGAGAACCTGATGGAGGTCACCCGCTTCGACGCGGGTACGGCCAAGCTGGTGCTGGACGACGTGAACGTCGCCGACCAGGTCACGGCCTGCATCGACGCCCGGGCCTGGCTCGACGCGGTCGAACTCGACGCCGAACGGGGCATCGTGGTCCGCCTCGACCCGCGCCGCCTCGACGTCATCCTCGCCAACCTGATCGGCAACGCCCTCAAGCACGGCGGCTCGCCGGTACGGGTGTCGGTCACGGTCGAGGGGGAGTGGCTGGTGATCGCGGTGCGGGACAACGGTCCGGGCATCCCCGAAGAGGTCCTGCCGCACGTCTTCGACCGCTTCTACAAAGCGAGCGCGTCGCGACCCAAGTCCGACGGCAGCGGGCTCGGCCTGTCGATCGCCATGGAGAACGCGCACATCCACGGCGGCGACATCAGCGCCGCCAATGTCGCGGGCGGCGGAGCGCTGTTCACGCTGCGGCTGCCGGTGGACGTGGGAAAGGTGATCGCGGGTGACGCGGATGCGTAG
- a CDS encoding HD domain-containing protein, whose protein sequence is MADETANAQGTAGFLFEMGVLKNAKRTGWWFTGNNNPESIAEHSFRVGIIGSVLAMMEGADAGKVALMCLFHDTQETRLGDIPHIGRRYIDAATNQTVTADQVSAAHPSVKAGVQRVVDEYESGSSLEVLVAHDADKLECLVQAVEYRAQGYAEVQDWIDTSLASLKTASAQALAEAALTMSPLQWRRTFLER, encoded by the coding sequence ATGGCAGACGAGACGGCGAACGCGCAGGGCACAGCCGGGTTCCTCTTCGAGATGGGCGTCTTGAAGAACGCGAAGCGCACCGGCTGGTGGTTCACCGGGAACAACAACCCGGAGTCGATCGCCGAGCACTCGTTCCGCGTCGGAATCATCGGTTCGGTCCTCGCGATGATGGAAGGCGCCGACGCGGGCAAGGTCGCGTTGATGTGCCTGTTCCACGACACGCAGGAGACCCGCCTCGGCGACATCCCGCACATCGGCCGCCGCTACATCGACGCCGCCACGAACCAGACCGTCACCGCCGACCAGGTCTCCGCCGCCCACCCGTCGGTAAAGGCCGGCGTGCAGCGCGTCGTGGACGAGTACGAGAGCGGCAGCTCCCTCGAAGTCCTGGTCGCCCACGACGCCGACAAGCTGGAATGCCTGGTGCAGGCGGTGGAGTACCGGGCGCAGGGCTACGCAGAGGTTCAGGACTGGATCGACACCTCGCTCGCCAGCTTGAAGACTGCCTCGGCGCAGGCCCTGGCCGAAGCCGCGCTGACCATGTCGCCGCTCCAGTGGCGCCGCACCTTCCTGGAACGCTGA
- a CDS encoding XRE family transcriptional regulator produces MNTTPHRPLRAGLISGFVLRAARTSIPTTQQGLAELLAVDLAIVQGWESGRRPLANMKAGILLGMRRRLAVLGASPAVLALLDPAMDADRIIAAVLTADDDAEHPLGEWVHTRRTAHMLAWALTGTPPHSVADLLAAPRRGPAGVAPLLDPDDRRIFFDRLRNTAESAPRTDAGGILLHRQALYLSSYDRSPQAVAWTADALHARREALTARGWTPRWAEARSTAAALARLGDPVPMYDFIERAMADDDGEAANLNYWAYWLGVAHQPQADDTFMRDRTLTGLDPVALLRALADGMHFAPGYVDLYTHSLWALLHAHPWLPQALPALSASLAGRLDRLLDEGGISPRSKRELGAVHYVLHQNR; encoded by the coding sequence ATGAACACCACACCTCACCGGCCCTTACGCGCCGGTCTCATCAGCGGCTTCGTGCTGCGCGCAGCCCGTACGTCGATCCCGACCACCCAGCAGGGACTCGCCGAGCTCCTGGCCGTGGACCTGGCGATCGTGCAGGGCTGGGAGTCGGGGCGTCGGCCACTGGCGAACATGAAGGCCGGGATCCTCCTCGGCATGCGCCGCCGCCTGGCCGTGCTGGGCGCCTCTCCGGCCGTCCTCGCACTGCTGGATCCCGCGATGGACGCCGACCGCATCATCGCGGCCGTCCTCACCGCGGACGACGACGCCGAGCACCCCCTCGGCGAGTGGGTCCACACCCGTCGGACCGCCCACATGCTCGCCTGGGCGCTCACCGGCACCCCGCCGCACTCCGTGGCCGACCTCCTCGCCGCACCCCGCCGAGGCCCGGCGGGCGTCGCCCCGCTCCTGGACCCCGACGACCGCCGCATCTTCTTCGACCGGCTGAGGAACACCGCCGAGAGCGCGCCCCGCACCGACGCCGGCGGAATCCTGCTGCACCGACAAGCCCTCTACCTGTCCTCCTACGACCGTTCCCCGCAGGCCGTGGCCTGGACCGCAGACGCCCTCCACGCCCGGCGCGAAGCACTGACCGCGCGCGGGTGGACCCCCCGCTGGGCCGAAGCCCGCTCGACCGCCGCCGCCCTCGCCCGCCTGGGCGACCCCGTCCCCATGTACGACTTCATCGAGCGGGCCATGGCCGACGACGACGGCGAGGCCGCGAACCTCAACTACTGGGCGTACTGGCTCGGCGTTGCCCACCAGCCGCAGGCCGACGACACGTTCATGCGCGACCGGACCCTCACCGGCCTGGATCCGGTAGCCCTCCTGAGGGCCCTCGCCGACGGCATGCACTTCGCCCCCGGCTACGTCGACCTGTACACGCACTCGCTGTGGGCGCTGCTCCATGCCCACCCCTGGCTCCCGCAGGCCCTCCCTGCCCTGTCCGCGTCGCTCGCCGGGCGGCTGGACAGGCTCCTGGACGAAGGCGGCATCTCTCCGAGATCCAAACGGGAACTCGGCGCGGTCCACTACGTTTTGCACCAGAACCGATGA
- a CDS encoding DUF6415 family natural product biosynthesis protein produces the protein MLPVSPQSRTGRGPDVPALTVARADGTTTTLPVDVTLISETVSMVLACRAGTPDRATCAAWHRWLAGHLRLLAPIAVEQAPRWDDLGRTSLVEATAAAVAEVLAEGLPDDRETAYVHVQELARECRGLLGLVLDQPGDGR, from the coding sequence GTGCTGCCCGTGTCCCCCCAAAGCCGTACTGGTCGAGGGCCGGATGTGCCCGCGTTGACCGTGGCTCGCGCCGACGGAACCACCACCACGTTGCCGGTCGACGTGACGCTGATCAGCGAGACCGTGTCCATGGTCCTGGCGTGCCGGGCGGGCACCCCGGACAGGGCGACGTGCGCGGCCTGGCACCGCTGGCTTGCCGGGCACCTGCGTCTCCTTGCCCCGATCGCAGTGGAGCAAGCTCCCCGCTGGGATGATCTAGGGCGCACGTCGCTGGTGGAGGCGACTGCCGCGGCGGTCGCCGAAGTCCTTGCGGAGGGGCTTCCCGACGACCGGGAGACCGCGTATGTCCACGTTCAGGAGCTCGCCCGCGAATGCCGGGGCCTGCTCGGCCTCGTCCTGGATCAGCCCGGGGACGGACGGTGA
- a CDS encoding phospho-sugar mutase, with protein sequence MQEQAQAQAQDDLITRAQAWLAEDPDPETAAELAALIEAGDTAELADRFSGTLQFGTAGLRGEIGAGPMRMNRGVVIRAAAGLAAYLKAQGHDGGLVVVGYDARYKSADFARDTAAVMTGAGLRAALLPRPLPTPVLAYAIRHLGAVAGVEVTASHNPPRDNGYKVYLGDGSQIVSPADSEIAAQIAAVEKLADVPRPESGWQELGDEVLEAYLHRTDAVLTPGSPRGVRTVYTAMHGVGKDVVMAAFARHGFPEPVLVAEQAEPDPAFPTVAFPNPEEPGAMDLAFAKAAEVQPDIVIANDPDADRCAVAVPTADGWRMLRGDEVGALLAAHLVHKGVSRGDSNSVFAESIVSSSLLGRIAEAAGVGYEETLTGFKWIARVEGLRYGYEEALGYCVDPEGVRDKDGVTAALLVAELASVLKEQGRTLADLLDDLAMAHGLHATDQLSVRVSDLSIIADAMAALRAQPPVSLAGLRVVSAEDLSKGTESLPPTDGLRYYLDGAYKARVIARPSGTEPKLKCYLEVVVPVAEASDLAAARVRGQEVLDAIKKDLSAAMGI encoded by the coding sequence GTGCAGGAACAGGCACAGGCACAGGCACAGGACGACCTGATCACCCGGGCGCAGGCCTGGCTGGCCGAGGACCCGGACCCGGAGACGGCCGCGGAACTGGCCGCGCTCATCGAGGCCGGCGACACGGCGGAGCTCGCGGACCGTTTCTCGGGCACCCTGCAGTTCGGCACCGCCGGACTGCGCGGTGAGATCGGCGCCGGTCCGATGCGGATGAACCGCGGCGTGGTCATCCGGGCCGCGGCGGGCCTCGCGGCCTACCTGAAGGCCCAGGGTCATGACGGCGGCCTGGTCGTCGTCGGCTACGACGCCCGCTACAAGTCGGCGGACTTCGCCCGCGACACCGCGGCCGTCATGACCGGTGCCGGGCTGCGTGCGGCCCTCCTGCCCCGCCCGCTGCCGACGCCCGTGCTCGCGTACGCGATAAGGCACCTCGGCGCCGTCGCCGGCGTCGAGGTGACCGCGAGCCACAACCCGCCCAGGGACAACGGCTACAAGGTCTACCTCGGCGACGGCTCGCAGATCGTCTCCCCGGCCGACAGCGAGATCGCGGCGCAGATCGCGGCGGTCGAGAAGCTGGCCGACGTACCGCGCCCGGAGTCCGGCTGGCAGGAGCTCGGCGACGAGGTCCTGGAGGCCTACCTGCACCGCACGGACGCCGTCCTGACCCCCGGCTCGCCCCGGGGCGTGCGGACCGTCTACACGGCCATGCACGGCGTCGGCAAGGACGTCGTCATGGCGGCCTTCGCCCGGCACGGCTTCCCGGAGCCGGTCCTCGTCGCCGAGCAGGCCGAGCCCGACCCGGCCTTCCCGACGGTGGCGTTCCCCAACCCGGAGGAGCCGGGCGCGATGGACCTGGCCTTCGCGAAGGCCGCCGAGGTCCAGCCCGACATCGTGATCGCCAACGACCCGGACGCGGACCGCTGCGCCGTGGCCGTACCCACCGCGGACGGCTGGCGGATGCTGCGCGGCGACGAGGTCGGCGCGCTGCTGGCGGCGCACCTGGTCCACAAGGGGGTCTCACGCGGTGACAGCAACAGCGTCTTCGCCGAGTCCATCGTCTCCTCCAGCCTCCTGGGCCGGATCGCGGAGGCGGCGGGCGTGGGCTACGAGGAGACCCTCACCGGCTTCAAGTGGATCGCCCGCGTCGAGGGCCTGCGCTACGGCTACGAGGAGGCGCTCGGCTACTGCGTGGACCCCGAGGGCGTCCGCGACAAGGACGGCGTCACCGCCGCCCTGCTGGTGGCGGAGCTGGCCTCGGTCCTCAAGGAGCAGGGCCGTACGCTGGCCGACCTGCTGGACGACCTGGCGATGGCCCACGGGCTGCACGCCACGGACCAGCTGTCGGTGCGCGTCTCGGACCTGTCGATCATCGCCGACGCGATGGCGGCGCTGCGCGCGCAGCCGCCGGTGTCGCTGGCGGGTCTGCGGGTGGTCTCGGCCGAGGACCTGTCCAAGGGCACGGAGTCCCTCCCGCCCACGGACGGCCTGCGCTACTACCTGGACGGCGCGTACAAGGCCCGGGTCATCGCCCGCCCGTCGGGTACCGAGCCCAAGCTGAAGTGCTACCTGGAGGTCGTGGTCCCGGTGGCCGAGGCCTCCGACCTGGCGGCGGCACGCGTCCGCGGCCAGGAGGTCCTGGACGCGATCAAGAAGGACCTCTCGGCGGCCATGGGCATCTAG
- a CDS encoding purine-nucleoside phosphorylase has product MNASVTDPFAAADAAAARLRELTGVDTHDVALVMGSGWAPAAEALGAPEAEFLVTELPGFPPAAVEGHGGKIRSYKIGDKRALVFLGRTHFYEGRGVAAVAHGVRTAVAAGCKTVVLTNGCGGLREGMKPGQPVLISDHLNLTATSPIVGANFVDLTDLYSPRLRAMCKEIDASLEEGVYVQFPGPHYETPAEINMIRVMGADLVGMSTVLEAIAAREAGAEVLGISLVTNLAAGLSGEPLNHEEVLQAGRDSAARMGTLLTQVLARI; this is encoded by the coding sequence GTGAACGCATCTGTTACCGACCCCTTCGCCGCCGCCGATGCCGCTGCCGCCCGCCTGCGTGAGCTGACCGGCGTGGACACCCACGATGTCGCCCTCGTCATGGGCTCCGGATGGGCCCCCGCCGCAGAGGCGCTCGGCGCCCCCGAGGCCGAGTTCCTCGTCACCGAGCTGCCCGGCTTCCCGCCCGCCGCCGTCGAGGGCCACGGCGGCAAGATCCGCTCGTACAAGATCGGCGACAAGCGCGCCCTGGTCTTCCTCGGCCGGACCCACTTCTACGAGGGCCGCGGCGTCGCCGCCGTCGCCCACGGCGTGCGCACCGCCGTCGCCGCCGGCTGCAAGACCGTCGTGCTGACCAACGGCTGCGGCGGTCTGCGCGAGGGCATGAAGCCCGGCCAGCCCGTCCTGATCAGCGACCACCTCAACCTGACGGCCACCTCGCCGATCGTCGGCGCCAACTTCGTCGACCTCACCGACCTGTACTCGCCGCGCCTGCGCGCGATGTGCAAGGAGATCGACGCGAGCCTCGAAGAGGGCGTCTACGTCCAGTTCCCCGGCCCGCACTACGAGACCCCGGCCGAGATCAACATGATCCGCGTCATGGGCGCCGACCTGGTCGGCATGTCCACCGTCCTGGAGGCCATCGCCGCCCGTGAGGCCGGCGCCGAGGTGCTCGGCATCTCCCTGGTCACCAACCTGGCGGCGGGCCTGTCCGGCGAGCCGCTGAACCACGAAGAGGTCCTCCAGGCCGGCCGCGACTCGGCCGCCCGCATGGGCACGCTGCTGACGCAGGTCCTCGCCCGCATCTGA
- a CDS encoding gamma-glutamylcyclotransferase, with product MSLYAAYAGNLDPRLMTRRAPHSPLRGTGWINDWRLTFGGEQMGWEGALATIVEAPRHQVFVALYDIAPLDEDSMDRWEGVGLDIYRRMRVRVHTLDGEEAAWVYVLNGYEGGLPSARYLGEIADAAESAGAPHDYVMEIRKRPC from the coding sequence ATGTCGCTCTACGCCGCGTACGCCGGCAACCTCGACCCGCGGCTGATGACGCGCCGCGCCCCGCATTCGCCGCTGCGCGGCACGGGCTGGATCAACGACTGGCGGCTGACCTTCGGCGGCGAGCAGATGGGCTGGGAGGGCGCTCTCGCGACGATCGTCGAGGCCCCGCGCCACCAGGTCTTCGTCGCGCTGTACGACATCGCGCCGCTGGACGAGGACTCGATGGACCGCTGGGAGGGTGTCGGACTCGACATCTACCGCCGGATGCGGGTGCGGGTGCACACGCTGGACGGCGAGGAGGCGGCCTGGGTGTACGTACTGAACGGCTACGAGGGCGGTCTGCCCTCGGCCCGCTACCTCGGCGAGATCGCCGACGCCGCGGAATCCGCGGGCGCCCCCCACGACTACGTGATGGAAATCCGCAAGCGCCCCTGCTGA
- a CDS encoding NAD(P)H-quinone dehydrogenase — protein sequence MTRIVIIGGGPGGYEAALVGAQLGAEVTVVDCDGLGGASVLTDCVPSKTLIATAEVMTTFDSSYEELGIVVADDTPHIEQAARVVGVDLGKVNRRVKRLALAQSHDITASVTRAGARVVRGRGKLGGPQGIDGTRDVIVTAADGSETILTADAVLIATGGTPREIPDAMPDGERILNWTQVYDLDELPEELIVVGSGVTGAEFAGAYQALGSRVTLVSSRDRVLPGEDPDAAAVLEDVFRRRGMNVVGRSRAESAKRVGDRVEVTLSDGRVLTGTHCLMAVGAIPNTKNMNLEESGVRLKDSGHIWTDKVSRTSAPGVYAAGDVTGVFALASVAAMQGRIAMYHFLGDAVAPLNLKTVSSNVFTDPEIATVGYTQADVDAGKIDARVVKLPLLRNPRAKMQGIRDGFVKLFCRPGTGIVVGGVVVSPRASELIHPISIAVDNNLTVEQIANAFTVYPSLSGSIAEVARQLHTRKAAGEA from the coding sequence GTGACCCGGATCGTGATCATCGGCGGCGGACCCGGCGGGTATGAGGCAGCCCTGGTGGGGGCCCAGCTCGGCGCGGAGGTGACCGTCGTCGACTGCGACGGTCTGGGCGGGGCCTCGGTCCTCACCGACTGCGTACCTTCCAAGACTCTGATCGCGACCGCCGAGGTGATGACGACCTTCGACTCCTCGTACGAGGAGCTCGGCATCGTGGTCGCGGACGACACCCCGCACATCGAGCAGGCCGCGCGCGTCGTCGGCGTGGACCTCGGCAAGGTGAACCGGCGCGTCAAGCGTCTCGCGCTCGCCCAGTCGCACGACATCACCGCCTCCGTCACCCGGGCCGGCGCCCGCGTGGTGCGCGGCCGCGGCAAGCTCGGCGGGCCGCAGGGCATCGACGGCACGCGGGACGTCATCGTCACCGCCGCCGACGGGTCCGAGACGATCCTGACCGCCGACGCCGTCCTGATCGCGACCGGCGGCACCCCGCGCGAGATCCCCGACGCCATGCCCGACGGCGAGCGGATCCTGAACTGGACCCAGGTCTACGACCTCGACGAGCTCCCGGAGGAGCTCATCGTGGTCGGCTCCGGTGTGACCGGCGCCGAGTTCGCCGGCGCGTACCAGGCCCTCGGCTCCCGGGTGACCCTCGTGTCCTCCCGCGACCGCGTGCTCCCCGGCGAGGACCCGGACGCCGCCGCCGTGCTGGAGGACGTCTTCCGGCGCCGCGGCATGAACGTCGTCGGACGCTCGCGCGCCGAATCCGCCAAGCGGGTGGGCGACCGGGTCGAGGTCACCCTCTCCGACGGCCGCGTGCTGACCGGTACGCACTGCCTGATGGCCGTCGGCGCGATCCCCAACACCAAGAACATGAACCTGGAGGAGTCCGGGGTCCGGCTCAAGGACTCCGGGCACATCTGGACCGACAAGGTCTCGCGCACCTCGGCGCCCGGTGTGTACGCCGCCGGTGACGTCACGGGCGTCTTCGCCCTCGCGTCGGTCGCGGCGATGCAGGGCCGCATCGCGATGTACCACTTCCTCGGTGACGCGGTGGCCCCGCTGAACCTCAAGACGGTCTCCTCGAACGTCTTCACCGACCCCGAGATCGCCACCGTCGGCTACACCCAGGCGGACGTGGACGCCGGCAAGATCGACGCCCGCGTGGTGAAGCTCCCGCTGCTGCGCAACCCGCGCGCCAAGATGCAGGGCATCCGGGACGGCTTCGTGAAGCTGTTCTGCCGTCCGGGCACCGGCATCGTCGTCGGCGGCGTGGTCGTCTCCCCGCGTGCGAGCGAGCTGATCCACCCCATCTCGATCGCCGTCGACAACAACCTGACGGTCGAGCAGATCGCAAACGCGTTCACCGTGTACCCCTCGCTCTCGGGCTCGATCGCCGAAGTGGCCCGCCAGCTGCACACGCGGAAGGCCGCCGGGGAGGCCTGA
- a CDS encoding DeoR/GlpR family DNA-binding transcription regulator — MFAAERRQLILEMVRANGAVSLRELARVVQTSEVTVRRDVRALEAEGLLDRRHGGAVLPGGFTRESGFPQKSHLATAEKTAIADVAASLVEEGEAVVVGAGTTTQELARRLARVPGLTVVTNSLLVAQALAHANRVEVVMTGGTLRGSNYALVGSGAEQSLQGLRVSRAFLSGSGLTAERGLSTSNMLSASVDRALVQAAAEVVVLADHTKLGTDTMFQTVPTDVMTRLVTDEPPPHDDRAGTELQALADQGVQITVAGGTVPSGGVDGMQGRRPRRESPLPVQRRGGPTAQLRSAAGGMLEPQAERARVADMRRR, encoded by the coding sequence GTGTTCGCTGCAGAACGTCGCCAATTGATCCTCGAAATGGTGCGGGCCAACGGAGCGGTATCGCTCCGGGAGCTCGCCCGCGTCGTCCAGACCTCCGAAGTGACCGTACGGCGGGACGTGCGGGCACTGGAGGCAGAAGGACTCCTCGACCGCCGACACGGCGGTGCGGTCTTGCCGGGCGGTTTCACGCGGGAGTCCGGCTTTCCGCAAAAGTCCCATCTCGCGACGGCGGAGAAGACCGCCATTGCCGATGTCGCGGCCTCCCTCGTGGAAGAGGGCGAGGCCGTCGTCGTCGGCGCGGGCACCACGACCCAGGAGCTGGCCCGCCGGCTCGCCCGTGTGCCCGGACTGACCGTCGTCACCAACTCGCTGCTCGTCGCCCAGGCCCTGGCCCACGCGAACCGGGTGGAAGTGGTCATGACCGGCGGCACCCTGCGCGGGTCCAACTACGCCCTCGTGGGCAGCGGAGCCGAGCAGTCCCTCCAGGGGCTGCGGGTCTCCCGGGCCTTCCTGTCGGGCAGCGGTCTGACGGCCGAGCGCGGGCTGTCCACGTCCAACATGCTGTCCGCCAGCGTGGACCGGGCGCTGGTGCAGGCGGCGGCGGAGGTGGTGGTGCTGGCCGACCACACGAAGCTCGGCACCGACACCATGTTCCAGACCGTGCCGACCGACGTGATGACGCGTCTGGTGACGGACGAACCGCCGCCGCACGACGACCGGGCGGGTACGGAGCTGCAGGCGCTGGCGGACCAGGGCGTGCAGATCACCGTGGCCGGCGGGACCGTTCCCTCCGGGGGCGTGGACGGGATGCAGGGCCGGCGGCCGCGCCGCGAGTCGCCGCTGCCGGTGCAGCGGCGGGGCGGGCCGACCGCGCAGCTGCGCAGCGCCGCCGGCGGGATGCTGGAGCCGCAGGCGGAGCGGGCCCGCGTGGCCGACATGCGGCGCCGCTAG